In Leptospira montravelensis, the DNA window TGGAAGAAACACTGGACTCTCTTTTTTTACGTGCAGGTTTTTCTTTTGTTTCTTTCGTTGTTTCTTCTTTTGTCGTAGTGAGTGAACTCGATTCTTCTAAGGATTTTTTAGAATACTCTTCTACAATTTCAATCCCCATCTCGTGTAACAAAGTAAAGACATCATCAATCTTTTCGGAATTTAAAATTTTATCCGGAAGTATTTCATTGATTTCATCATAAGATACCTCTCGATTTGCTTTTCCGATCGAGATGATCTTTTGTACTTCTGGTAGGCTTGCTAGATTTTCCATTCTACCTCTATCCTTCTTTATACTTCTAACGTTTGGATCGTTCGGAGATACACGGATCTCTTATTTTTTTCACTTTTTAAAAGTGAAAGTTCTGACAAAAGATTGTTCTTTTCTTCAATCGTTAAGTCAGGTTTGGCCATCTCTTTGACAAGTTCTTCCATCCTTGCGTCATCCAACAAATCCGCATGGTAAAGAAACATCCCTTTAAATAATCCTGGTGACGTCGATTCATCGGCCGTAAAATGTTCGGCGATCATTCCCAGGTATTCCGAAGGAATCTCTTCCCTCGAAAGAATTTCTGCAGCTGTTAGGTTCTCATTCTGCAAATACTTCGTATATAAATAGTCCCAAAGAAAAGCGGATACTTCATCTCGAAACTCTAAACCCAACAAATCATCAGCGAAACTGAACAGTTCCAAATTCTGAATGAGCATTGCGATCATCTTACGTTCACAAACCAAAATAGGTGCTAGTTTTCCCGGTTTAGCTGCAGTCCGTTCTTTTTTAGTATCGACCACGGAGGGGGTCGAAGTTACACCCGGTTTGCCACGAAAATCCTGAAAAAGCGAAGAAAAAGAAAGTCCGAGTTGGCGAGCCCCCTCTTCTAAGTAGACCTGTTTGTCCGTTTCTTTTTCCATTGGTTTTAGGAATTCAAAAAGTTTTTTGACACCTGCCTGTTTTTCTTCCGCCAATGAGGTGGGACCGGCTCCGGCAAGGATCTCTCGGATCATAAATTGGGAGGCTGGTGCTGCCGATTCCAATAATTCACGAATTTCCTGTTTGTTATGATGGAGGGAATAATCAAAAGGATCTTTTCCTTCCGGGATATGACAGACTTTTACGGAAACACCTTCTTTCGAAAGGAGATTCACAGCACGGAAAGCACCTTTGGTTCCTGCTTTATCCGAGTCCATCATTAAGTACACTTTGTCCGCCATGTTTTTTAAAATCCGAACATGGCCTTCTGTAA includes these proteins:
- the dnaG gene encoding DNA primase — protein: MNPYQSFKERVRREVSIDSYINRFVPLRRMGRNLVGICPFHNEKTPSFNVNAEGGFYHCFGCKASGDLFRFVMDYQKVDFLKSLEILSDYSGIPLVERTKEEEESERKKEALYQVSQKALEYFQRNLNTSAGEVALKYLESRGLYTEDIKVFKIGFGLPGFGNLRTELFKTEAEVKLGEQLGLLKRQDQNKDPYDFFRSRIMFPVIDTRGRVIAFSGRILGESEEAKYINSPNSLIYDKSRTFYNLNLSQDSIRKTREAVIVEGVFDAIGLFRKGIEFVVAPLGTGFTEGHVRILKNMADKVYLMMDSDKAGTKGAFRAVNLLSKEGVSVKVCHIPEGKDPFDYSLHHNKQEIRELLESAAPASQFMIREILAGAGPTSLAEEKQAGVKKLFEFLKPMEKETDKQVYLEEGARQLGLSFSSLFQDFRGKPGVTSTPSVVDTKKERTAAKPGKLAPILVCERKMIAMLIQNLELFSFADDLLGLEFRDEVSAFLWDYLYTKYLQNENLTAAEILSREEIPSEYLGMIAEHFTADESTSPGLFKGMFLYHADLLDDARMEELVKEMAKPDLTIEEKNNLLSELSLLKSEKNKRSVYLRTIQTLEV